One window of Cryobacterium arcticum genomic DNA carries:
- a CDS encoding carbohydrate ABC transporter permease yields the protein MTTASVLHAPDDAPGDAPSTGNRPVRQSLIPGSNPQKFWIYLIPGLALLTLIIVIPLVWNVYLTFTDYRGIKPPEWVGLKNWAKLAGDTTFWTSFGNSIAMIVAMVVVPTLLGLVLAAMLFDLIGKKFGGKIASFLRATYYLPQILPGVVAAIVIGWILRPQNGALNQVLEGVGLGGLTHNWLGSPDTALPSIMVIMIWVQLGYPIVIFMAALQRVDPELYEAAELDGANWIQRFRAITVSIIRPEIFVVTLTCTIAALKVFGPIYTLTGGGPGTSTIVPAYYAYSEFFQSQQVGYGATIATALTIVIAAVSVVFLLAQTRLERKEEER from the coding sequence ATGACGACAGCATCCGTGCTCCATGCACCCGACGATGCACCCGGCGATGCTCCGTCGACAGGCAACCGTCCTGTCCGGCAGAGCCTCATCCCGGGAAGCAACCCCCAGAAATTCTGGATCTATCTCATTCCGGGACTGGCGCTGCTCACGCTGATCATCGTGATCCCGCTGGTGTGGAACGTGTACCTCACCTTCACCGACTACCGCGGCATCAAGCCGCCGGAATGGGTGGGCCTGAAGAACTGGGCCAAGCTCGCCGGCGACACCACCTTCTGGACCTCGTTCGGCAACTCGATCGCGATGATCGTCGCCATGGTCGTCGTGCCCACCCTGCTCGGCCTGGTGCTTGCCGCCATGCTCTTCGACCTGATCGGCAAGAAGTTCGGCGGCAAGATCGCCAGCTTCCTGCGCGCCACCTACTACCTTCCGCAGATCCTGCCCGGCGTCGTCGCCGCGATTGTGATCGGCTGGATCCTGCGCCCGCAGAACGGCGCCCTCAACCAGGTGCTCGAGGGAGTGGGCCTGGGAGGTCTCACCCACAACTGGCTCGGCAGTCCCGACACCGCGCTGCCGAGCATCATGGTCATCATGATCTGGGTGCAGTTGGGCTACCCGATCGTCATCTTCATGGCCGCCCTGCAGCGGGTCGACCCCGAGCTCTACGAGGCGGCGGAACTCGACGGCGCCAACTGGATCCAACGGTTCCGTGCCATCACGGTCAGCATCATCCGCCCCGAGATCTTCGTGGTCACCCTCACCTGCACGATCGCGGCACTCAAGGTCTTCGGCCCGATCTACACCCTCACCGGCGGCGGGCCCGGAACCTCCACCATCGTGCCCGCGTACTACGCGTACAGCGAGTTCTTCCAGTCCCAGCAGGTGGGCTACGGCGCGACCATCGCGACCGCCCTCACCATCGTCATCGCCGCCGTCTCGGTCGTCTTCCTCCTCGCCCAGACCCGACTCGAGCGTAAAGAAGAGGAACGCTAA
- the mmsA gene encoding multiple monosaccharide ABC transporter ATP-binding protein encodes MNNIVKDFNGVKALDGVSLEVTRGQVHGICGENGAGKSTLMKVLSGVYPVGSFDGTIEFEDHEVAYKSINDSEHDGIVIIHQELALSPYLSIAENIFLGNENATRGVIDWNKTNREAALLLARVGLDENPATKILELGVGKQQLVEIAKALSKRVKLLILDEPTAALNDEDSTHLLGLIDHLRTQGITCIIISHKLKEIKRIADTVTVIRDGKTIETIPMDGPDATEAHIIRAMVGRDLNNLFPPREPAIGAEVLRVENWTVHHPVDVARKVVDGASFTVNAGEIVGFAGLMGAGRTELAMSLFGHSYGTNISGTVFKDGTEIHMRTVGEAIEHGFAYATEDRKRYGLNLIGDITVNVSAAALAKLAKYGVIDRHREYKVADSYRRKMNIKAPSVGSITGKLSGGNQQKVVLSKWIFSGPDVLILDEPTRGIDVGAKYEIYGIINELAAQGKAVIVISSELPELIGICDRIYAISEGKLTGEVAKADASQETLMHYMTAGKD; translated from the coding sequence ATGAACAACATCGTGAAGGACTTCAACGGGGTGAAGGCCCTCGACGGCGTGTCCCTCGAGGTCACGAGGGGGCAGGTGCACGGCATCTGCGGGGAAAACGGCGCGGGCAAGTCCACGCTGATGAAGGTGCTCAGCGGGGTGTACCCGGTCGGGAGCTTCGACGGGACCATCGAGTTCGAGGACCACGAGGTGGCCTACAAGTCGATCAACGACAGCGAGCACGACGGCATCGTCATCATCCACCAGGAGCTGGCGCTGAGCCCGTACCTGTCCATCGCCGAGAACATCTTCCTCGGCAACGAGAACGCCACCCGCGGGGTGATCGACTGGAACAAGACCAACCGCGAGGCCGCCCTGCTGCTGGCCCGGGTGGGCCTGGACGAGAACCCGGCCACCAAGATCCTCGAGCTCGGCGTGGGCAAGCAACAACTCGTGGAGATCGCCAAGGCGCTCTCCAAGCGGGTCAAGCTGCTCATCCTCGATGAGCCCACCGCTGCTCTGAACGACGAAGACTCCACGCATCTGCTGGGCCTGATCGATCACCTGCGCACGCAGGGCATCACGTGCATCATCATTTCCCACAAGCTCAAGGAGATCAAACGCATCGCCGACACCGTCACGGTGATCCGGGACGGCAAGACCATCGAGACCATCCCGATGGACGGCCCGGATGCGACCGAGGCGCACATCATCCGCGCCATGGTCGGCCGCGACCTCAACAACCTGTTCCCGCCGCGGGAACCCGCCATCGGCGCCGAGGTGCTGCGGGTGGAGAACTGGACCGTGCACCACCCGGTCGACGTGGCCCGCAAGGTCGTCGACGGCGCATCCTTCACCGTCAACGCCGGCGAGATCGTCGGCTTCGCCGGCCTCATGGGTGCCGGGCGCACCGAACTGGCGATGAGCCTGTTCGGCCACTCCTACGGCACCAACATCTCCGGCACGGTCTTCAAGGACGGCACGGAGATCCACATGCGCACGGTGGGGGAGGCCATCGAGCACGGCTTCGCGTACGCCACCGAAGACCGCAAGCGCTACGGCCTCAACCTCATCGGCGACATCACCGTGAACGTGTCGGCTGCGGCCCTGGCCAAGCTCGCCAAGTACGGCGTGATCGACCGGCACCGCGAGTACAAGGTCGCCGACTCGTACCGCCGGAAAATGAACATCAAGGCCCCGTCGGTCGGATCCATCACCGGCAAGCTCTCCGGCGGAAACCAGCAGAAGGTAGTGCTGTCGAAGTGGATCTTCTCCGGCCCCGACGTGCTGATCCTCGACGAGCCCACCCGCGGCATCGACGTGGGCGCCAAGTACGAGATCTACGGCATCATCAACGAACTCGCGGCGCAGGGTAAGGCGGTCATCGTGATCTCCTCCGAGCTGCCCGAGCTGATCGGCATCTGCGATCGCATCTACGCGATCTCGGAAGGAAAACTCACCGGCGAGGTCGCCAAGGCCGACGCCTCGCAGGAAACCCTCATGCACTACATGACCGCAGGAAAGGACTGA
- the mmsB gene encoding multiple monosaccharide ABC transporter permease codes for MTTTTPASSKAPTEPPVKRRMPKLSINLRQYGIVAALAVIVILFQILTDGRLLLPGNVNNLIQQNAYVLILAIGMVIVIIAGHIDLSVGSVVAMVGAVAAISMNNWGLPWWAAVIVSLLVGALVGAWQGYWVAFVGIPAFIVTLAGMLIFRGLTLVLLTGGTISGLPPEFTAIGAGWLPSYLGELGGRDVLTLALGILTAVALIVFQLRTRATLARLDLPREPAASMWTKNGIAAVAIIWFAWLLSDYSGTPIILIVLAALILIYNFVLNRTVFGRHVYAMGGNLFAAVMSGVKTKWVNFYIFVNMGVLAGLAGVVSTARAGGAVASAGQNYELDAIAAVFIGGAAVQGGVGTVVGAVVGGLVMGVLNMGLSILSVDAAWQMTIKGLVLLLAVAFDIFNKRRAGGR; via the coding sequence ATGACCACCACCACGCCAGCGAGCAGCAAGGCGCCCACAGAACCACCCGTGAAGCGACGGATGCCCAAGCTCTCGATCAACCTTCGCCAGTACGGCATCGTCGCGGCCCTGGCCGTGATCGTCATCCTGTTCCAGATCCTCACCGACGGGCGCCTGCTGTTGCCCGGCAACGTGAACAACCTCATCCAGCAGAACGCCTACGTGCTGATCCTCGCGATCGGCATGGTCATCGTGATCATCGCCGGGCACATCGACCTCTCGGTCGGCTCGGTCGTGGCCATGGTCGGCGCCGTCGCCGCGATCAGCATGAACAACTGGGGCCTGCCCTGGTGGGCCGCGGTCATCGTGTCGCTGCTGGTCGGCGCCCTGGTCGGCGCCTGGCAGGGCTACTGGGTGGCCTTCGTGGGCATCCCGGCGTTCATCGTCACCCTGGCCGGCATGCTCATCTTCCGCGGGCTCACCCTCGTGCTGCTCACCGGTGGCACCATCAGCGGCCTGCCGCCGGAGTTCACCGCGATCGGCGCCGGCTGGCTGCCGTCGTACCTGGGCGAACTGGGCGGGCGCGACGTGCTCACCCTGGCGCTGGGCATCCTCACCGCCGTGGCCCTGATCGTCTTCCAGCTGCGCACCCGGGCCACCCTGGCCCGGCTCGACCTGCCGCGCGAACCCGCCGCATCGATGTGGACCAAGAACGGCATCGCCGCCGTGGCGATCATCTGGTTCGCCTGGCTGCTCAGCGACTACAGCGGCACCCCGATCATCCTGATCGTGCTGGCCGCGCTCATCCTGATCTACAACTTCGTGCTCAACCGCACGGTGTTCGGCCGTCACGTATACGCCATGGGTGGCAACCTCTTCGCCGCCGTGATGAGCGGTGTGAAGACCAAGTGGGTCAACTTCTACATCTTCGTCAACATGGGCGTGCTCGCGGGCCTGGCCGGCGTGGTCTCGACCGCCCGGGCCGGCGGCGCCGTCGCCTCGGCCGGACAGAACTACGAGCTCGACGCCATCGCGGCCGTCTTCATCGGTGGCGCGGCAGTGCAGGGCGGCGTGGGCACCGTGGTCGGGGCCGTGGTCGGTGGCCTGGTGATGGGTGTGCTCAACATGGGACTGTCCATCCTCTCGGTCGACGCCGCCTGGCAGATGACGATCAAGGGGCTGGTGCTGCTGCTGGCCGTGGCGTTTGATATCTTCAACAAGCGGCGCGCTGGGGGACGATAG
- a CDS encoding carbohydrate ABC transporter permease: MSQTTILEEPTGPAGAPGTQGTRPPAKRKNRSSTTRKTFGDWMILLVAILIGLLIAVPFFLILINSFKSPADYNAAGPLTLPTNLYFDGMVNFWERVNFPEKLWNSFFISSIVAILAVVISLLNAFALGIGRVRGRTWIVLLILLANMLPQEVLLYPLYFMFKSVGLYDNQWAVIIIFVVIQSAFGTYLLASVLGTFPKEILEAASLDGASRWTILYRVVYPITKPTLSVLVIFFFIWTWNEFLIPLTFLVSNASQTVPVSIAVLQGDRLMDVTTTSASALLGLLPTLIFFLIFQRTLTRGITAGAVK, from the coding sequence ATGTCGCAGACCACCATTCTCGAGGAGCCCACCGGTCCCGCCGGCGCCCCCGGCACACAGGGCACCCGACCCCCGGCCAAGCGGAAGAACCGCAGCAGCACCACCCGCAAGACCTTCGGCGACTGGATGATCCTGCTCGTCGCCATCCTGATCGGCCTGCTCATCGCCGTGCCGTTCTTCCTGATCCTGATCAACTCGTTCAAGTCGCCGGCCGACTACAACGCCGCGGGCCCCCTCACCTTGCCCACCAATCTGTACTTCGACGGCATGGTCAACTTCTGGGAGCGGGTGAACTTTCCGGAGAAGCTCTGGAACAGCTTCTTCATCTCCAGCATCGTGGCCATCCTCGCCGTGGTGATCTCCCTGCTCAACGCGTTCGCGCTGGGCATCGGGCGGGTGCGCGGCCGCACCTGGATCGTGCTGTTGATCCTGCTCGCCAACATGCTGCCGCAGGAAGTGCTGCTCTACCCGCTCTACTTCATGTTCAAGTCGGTGGGCCTGTACGACAACCAGTGGGCCGTCATCATCATCTTCGTGGTGATCCAGAGCGCCTTCGGCACCTACCTGCTGGCCAGCGTGCTGGGCACCTTCCCCAAGGAGATCCTCGAGGCCGCGTCGCTCGACGGCGCGAGCCGCTGGACGATCCTCTACCGGGTGGTCTACCCGATCACCAAGCCCACGCTGAGTGTTCTGGTGATCTTCTTCTTCATCTGGACCTGGAACGAGTTCCTCATCCCGCTGACCTTCCTGGTCAGCAACGCCAGCCAGACCGTGCCAGTCTCCATCGCGGTGCTGCAGGGTGACCGGCTCATGGACGTCACGACCACGAGCGCGTCGGCCCTGCTGGGCCTGCTGCCCACCCTGATCTTCTTCCTCATCTTCCAACGCACCCTCACCAGAGGCATCACCGCAGGAGCAGTCAAGTAG
- a CDS encoding LacI family DNA-binding transcriptional regulator, with protein MANIHDVARVAGVSISTVSYALSGKRSIAASTKQRIDEAVLELDYRANAGARMLKGARTNILALSAPLHAGTHAPAHMTFVLSVVTAARKYDYDVLLLTQDEATSGLRRVVRSSLVDGIVLLDVSTADPRTDLVRELGLPATVIGIPNDTDGLTCVDLDFEQAAVMAVRRLVDLGHREIGLIGQAPLIYERGSNFPPRFRDAFLAEAARLGITTAFTPAAEDSAGVRAALDGLTASLPGMTGLVLHCNEPVQSMVLDLLAQRGISVPNDLSVVSACSSFSTDHLNPPLDVIPLPADQSCTRAIELTMAQLSGNVEPHVEFIEPTYVELGSTTAHRRH; from the coding sequence ATGGCCAACATTCACGACGTTGCCCGCGTCGCCGGGGTGTCCATCAGCACGGTCTCCTACGCCCTGAGCGGCAAGCGCTCCATCGCGGCCTCCACGAAGCAGCGCATCGACGAGGCCGTTCTCGAGCTCGACTACCGGGCCAACGCCGGCGCACGGATGCTCAAGGGCGCACGCACCAACATCCTCGCGTTGAGCGCCCCGCTGCACGCCGGCACCCACGCTCCGGCGCACATGACCTTCGTGCTCTCGGTGGTCACGGCTGCCCGCAAGTACGACTACGACGTGCTGTTGCTCACTCAGGACGAAGCCACCAGCGGCCTGCGCCGTGTCGTGCGCAGCTCCCTGGTGGACGGCATCGTGCTGCTGGACGTCTCCACAGCCGATCCCCGCACCGACCTGGTGCGCGAGCTCGGCCTGCCGGCCACGGTCATCGGCATCCCCAACGACACCGACGGCCTCACCTGCGTCGACCTCGACTTCGAACAGGCCGCCGTGATGGCCGTGCGCCGGCTGGTCGACCTCGGCCACCGCGAGATCGGCCTGATCGGCCAGGCCCCGCTGATCTACGAGCGCGGATCGAACTTCCCGCCGCGCTTCCGCGACGCCTTCCTGGCCGAGGCCGCCCGCCTGGGCATCACCACGGCCTTCACCCCCGCTGCCGAGGACTCGGCCGGGGTACGCGCCGCGCTCGACGGCCTCACCGCGTCACTTCCCGGCATGACCGGCCTGGTGCTGCACTGTAACGAACCCGTGCAGTCCATGGTGCTCGACCTACTCGCCCAGCGCGGCATCAGCGTGCCGAACGATCTGTCGGTCGTCTCGGCCTGCTCCAGCTTCTCCACCGACCATCTCAATCCGCCCCTCGACGTGATCCCCCTGCCCGCTGACCAGTCCTGTACTCGCGCAATCGAGCTCACGATGGCCCAGCTGAGCGGGAACGTCGAGCCGCACGTCGAGTTCATCGAACCGACGTACGTCGAGCTCGGCTCGACGACCGCCCACCGCCGCCACTAG
- the yicI gene encoding alpha-xylosidase → MKFTDGFWHTRPGVTALYAQEAYDIEQVGSALRVSAPTKTIERRGDVLNRALLTVTLSSPLEGIIRVRVEQHTGGTANPGFDLVGAEPDAGTIVIDETGGTLTAGPLTARIEQGSPWNLSFEADGHTLTSSGHKSIGHMDLAPHAPIAAEPAGVAGVTTTGLAPASAYTHAQLSLGVGELVYGLGERFGPLTKNGQTVDIWNADGGTSSEQSYKNVPFYLTNRGYGVLVNHPEHVSFEVGTEAVERVQFSVAGPAIEYLVIYGPTPKDVLERYTRLTGRPAKVPAWSYGLWLSTSFTTQYDEATVNSFIDGMAERDLPLSVFHFDCFWMREFNWTDFEWDPRVFPDPEGMLARLHEKNLHVSAWINPYIGQRAGIFAEAKEAGYLVKKANGDVWQWDLWQAGMALVDFTNPAATRWFQDKLRGLFAQGVDAIKTDFGERIPTDVVWHDGSSPDVMHNWYTQLYNKAVFEVLQEHRGEGDAVLFARSATVGGQMQPVHWGGDNSSSFESMAETLRGGLSLAFSGFGYWSHDIGGFEGMPDAAVFKRWLAFGLLSSHSRLHGSTSYRVPWLFDDGTEEPGQSAVDVTRFFTKLKLALMPYLYRVGLEAHATGTPFMRPMQLEFPGDPAVDYLDKQYLLGGDLLVAPVFSESGDVQYYLPAGTWTNYLTDEVVEGPVWRRETHAFDSIPLWVREGAVLVTGSRDDRPDYDYTDEPLITVYPGGDGADRVVIIDNPLDGSHRTVHISTELDQTVVTGDSAVPFRARLAGGTTVVATDRKALLR, encoded by the coding sequence ATGAAATTCACCGACGGTTTTTGGCACACCCGCCCCGGCGTCACCGCGCTCTACGCGCAGGAGGCGTACGACATCGAGCAGGTCGGCTCCGCCCTGCGGGTGTCGGCGCCGACCAAGACGATCGAACGCCGCGGCGACGTGCTCAACCGGGCCCTGCTCACGGTCACGCTGTCCTCGCCGCTGGAGGGCATCATCCGGGTGCGGGTCGAACAGCACACCGGCGGCACGGCCAACCCGGGCTTCGACCTGGTCGGTGCCGAGCCGGATGCCGGCACGATCGTGATCGACGAGACCGGCGGCACCCTCACGGCCGGCCCGCTCACCGCCCGGATCGAACAGGGCAGCCCGTGGAACCTCTCCTTCGAGGCCGACGGACACACCCTCACCTCGAGCGGGCACAAGTCGATCGGGCACATGGACCTCGCCCCGCACGCGCCGATCGCCGCCGAACCGGCCGGGGTGGCCGGGGTCACGACCACGGGCCTGGCACCGGCATCCGCCTACACACACGCGCAGCTCTCGCTCGGGGTGGGCGAACTCGTCTACGGGCTCGGCGAGCGCTTCGGCCCGCTGACCAAGAACGGCCAGACCGTCGACATCTGGAACGCCGACGGCGGCACGTCCAGCGAGCAGTCCTACAAGAACGTGCCGTTCTACCTCACCAACCGCGGCTACGGCGTGCTCGTCAACCACCCCGAACACGTCTCCTTCGAGGTGGGCACCGAGGCCGTGGAGCGGGTGCAGTTCTCCGTCGCCGGGCCGGCGATCGAATACCTGGTGATCTACGGGCCCACCCCCAAGGACGTGCTCGAGCGCTACACCCGGCTCACCGGCCGCCCCGCCAAGGTGCCAGCCTGGTCGTACGGCCTGTGGCTGTCGACCTCGTTCACTACCCAGTACGACGAGGCCACGGTGAACAGCTTCATCGACGGCATGGCCGAGCGCGACCTGCCGCTGTCCGTCTTCCATTTCGACTGCTTCTGGATGCGCGAATTCAACTGGACCGACTTCGAGTGGGACCCGCGGGTATTCCCCGACCCCGAGGGCATGCTCGCCCGGCTGCACGAGAAGAACCTGCACGTGAGCGCCTGGATCAACCCGTACATCGGCCAGCGCGCCGGCATCTTCGCCGAGGCGAAGGAGGCCGGCTACCTGGTGAAGAAGGCCAACGGCGACGTCTGGCAGTGGGACCTCTGGCAGGCCGGCATGGCCCTGGTCGACTTCACCAACCCGGCGGCCACCCGCTGGTTCCAGGACAAGCTGCGCGGCCTCTTCGCTCAGGGGGTCGACGCCATCAAGACCGACTTCGGCGAACGCATCCCCACGGATGTGGTCTGGCACGACGGCTCCTCGCCCGACGTGATGCACAACTGGTACACCCAGCTCTACAACAAGGCCGTCTTCGAGGTGCTCCAGGAGCACCGCGGCGAGGGCGACGCCGTGCTCTTCGCCCGGTCGGCCACCGTGGGCGGGCAGATGCAGCCCGTGCACTGGGGCGGAGACAACTCCTCGTCGTTCGAGTCGATGGCCGAGACCCTGCGGGGCGGGCTCTCGCTGGCCTTCAGCGGCTTCGGCTACTGGAGCCACGACATCGGCGGCTTCGAGGGGATGCCGGATGCCGCCGTGTTCAAGCGCTGGCTGGCCTTCGGTCTGCTCTCCAGCCACTCCCGGCTGCACGGCTCCACCAGTTACCGGGTGCCGTGGCTCTTCGACGACGGCACCGAGGAACCCGGCCAGAGCGCCGTGGACGTGACCCGGTTCTTCACCAAGCTCAAGCTCGCCCTGATGCCCTACCTCTACCGGGTGGGCCTGGAGGCGCACGCCACCGGCACCCCGTTCATGCGGCCCATGCAACTCGAGTTCCCCGGCGACCCCGCCGTGGACTACCTCGACAAGCAGTACCTGCTGGGCGGCGACCTGCTGGTGGCACCGGTGTTCAGCGAGTCCGGCGACGTGCAGTACTACCTGCCCGCCGGCACCTGGACCAACTACCTGACCGACGAGGTCGTGGAGGGCCCGGTCTGGCGCCGGGAGACCCATGCGTTCGACAGCATCCCGCTGTGGGTGCGCGAAGGCGCTGTGCTCGTCACCGGATCCCGCGACGACCGGCCCGACTACGACTACACCGACGAGCCCCTCATCACCGTCTATCCGGGCGGCGACGGAGCGGACCGGGTCGTCATCATCGACAACCCGCTGGACGGCAGCCACCGCACCGTCCACATCAGCACCGAACTCGACCAGACTGTCGTTACCGGCGATTCGGCGGTGCCGTTCCGCGCCCGCCTGGCCGGTGGCACTACCGTGGTCGCTACCGACCGAAAGGCACTTCTCCGATGA
- a CDS encoding ABC transporter substrate-binding protein has protein sequence MKKTKRSLAGIAVLGVSALLLSGCSASGSSEGDGNTLKLWHFESDTSAMGIAWDEAIKVFEEETGATVEFEEKSFEQIRSTASQVLNSDQAPDILEYNKGNATAGLLASQGLLTDLDDAYAEYGWDDALAPSLQTTARYDEDGIMGSGAFYGVPNYGEFVEMYYNKDMFAAAGLEVPTTVAELESVMKAFTDQGITPLAESAAEYPLGQLWYQLALTKADRSFVDDYQLYTGDVDWSGPELSYATETIKDWTDAGYISTDASGFKAEDAGTAFINGTYPIFFSGSWWHNRFTTEATGFDWGTFLFPEADMSPGSAGNMWVIPEKAKNKDLATQFIDITMRPEIQALIGNNGGIPVAANTADITDPKSQELIGNFNALTEKDGIAFYPDWPTATFYDQLNAGLQELINGTKSPADVNEQLGGQYQSGVDDIVG, from the coding sequence GTGAAGAAAACCAAGAGAAGCCTCGCCGGCATTGCCGTGCTGGGCGTCAGCGCCCTCCTCCTCTCCGGCTGCTCGGCCAGCGGATCCAGCGAAGGCGACGGCAACACCCTCAAGCTCTGGCACTTCGAGAGCGACACCAGCGCCATGGGCATCGCCTGGGACGAAGCCATCAAGGTCTTCGAGGAAGAAACCGGCGCCACGGTCGAGTTCGAGGAGAAGAGCTTCGAACAGATCCGCTCAACGGCCAGCCAGGTGCTCAACTCCGACCAGGCACCCGACATCCTCGAGTACAACAAGGGCAACGCCACCGCCGGCCTGCTCGCGAGCCAGGGTCTGCTGACCGACCTCGACGACGCCTACGCCGAATACGGCTGGGACGACGCGCTCGCCCCGTCGCTGCAGACCACCGCCCGGTATGACGAAGACGGCATCATGGGCTCCGGCGCGTTCTACGGGGTACCGAACTACGGCGAGTTCGTGGAGATGTACTACAACAAGGACATGTTCGCGGCCGCCGGCCTCGAGGTGCCCACCACGGTGGCCGAACTCGAGAGCGTCATGAAGGCGTTCACCGACCAGGGCATCACCCCGCTGGCCGAGTCGGCCGCGGAGTACCCGCTCGGCCAGCTCTGGTACCAGCTCGCGCTGACCAAGGCCGACCGCAGCTTCGTCGACGACTACCAGCTCTACACCGGCGACGTCGACTGGAGCGGCCCCGAGCTGAGCTACGCGACCGAGACCATCAAGGACTGGACCGACGCCGGCTACATCTCCACCGACGCCAGCGGCTTCAAGGCAGAGGATGCCGGCACCGCGTTCATCAACGGCACCTACCCGATCTTCTTCTCGGGTTCGTGGTGGCACAACCGGTTCACCACCGAGGCCACCGGCTTCGACTGGGGCACGTTCCTCTTCCCCGAGGCCGACATGTCGCCCGGCTCCGCCGGCAACATGTGGGTCATCCCGGAGAAGGCCAAGAACAAGGACCTCGCCACCCAGTTCATCGACATCACGATGCGCCCGGAGATCCAGGCCCTCATCGGCAACAACGGCGGCATCCCCGTCGCGGCGAACACCGCCGACATCACCGACCCGAAGAGCCAGGAACTGATCGGCAACTTCAACGCGCTGACCGAGAAGGACGGCATCGCGTTCTACCCCGACTGGCCCACCGCCACCTTCTACGACCAGCTCAACGCCGGCCTGCAGGAGCTCATCAACGGCACCAAGTCGCCGGCCGACGTCAACGAACAGCTCGGCGGCCAGTACCAGTCCGGCGTCGACGACATCGTCGGCTAA
- a CDS encoding ROK family protein — protein MTYAPPTLGSRGGTSNDQLRRYNLSMVMTMLHHAGGCSRAELTKRTGLNRSTIAALVAELVELGMAFEVEPESVVGRVGRPSPQVVPNPGLAAIAVNPDIDAITVGLVGLGGEVIRRIRFDTTRVPTVAEAINAVKAIVDGMRGEIDQSYSIAGVGVAVPALVNSADGRVLIAPHLGWRDANLARDLARVLDYPVFAGNDASLGAIAESMFGAARGINDLVYLNGSASGIGGGLIIGGSPLRGTSGYAGELGHTLVNSQGVRCHCGRIGCLETEVSMGRLLAVLGLPRADQDDLDIALGVSRDPAVLAEVRRQIELLSEAISNFVNMFDPEMVVLGGFLGSLLSVGREQLTAAMIVRSMSSIGHTVAIERASLGSRLMMVGAAELAFAGLLDDPAGFVRGRAGRR, from the coding sequence GTGACCTACGCGCCACCCACCCTCGGCTCTCGGGGTGGCACCAGCAACGACCAGCTTCGGCGGTACAACCTGTCGATGGTGATGACGATGTTGCACCACGCCGGCGGATGCTCCCGGGCCGAGCTGACCAAGCGCACGGGCCTGAACCGCTCCACGATCGCGGCCCTCGTGGCCGAGCTCGTGGAGCTGGGCATGGCGTTCGAGGTCGAGCCGGAGAGCGTGGTGGGCCGGGTGGGCCGGCCGAGCCCGCAGGTGGTGCCGAACCCGGGGCTGGCCGCGATCGCGGTCAACCCCGACATCGACGCCATCACGGTGGGTCTGGTGGGGCTCGGCGGCGAGGTGATCCGGCGCATCCGGTTCGACACCACCCGGGTGCCCACCGTGGCCGAGGCCATCAACGCGGTCAAGGCGATCGTGGACGGCATGCGCGGCGAGATCGACCAGAGCTACAGCATCGCGGGGGTGGGCGTGGCGGTGCCCGCGCTGGTGAACTCGGCCGACGGCCGGGTGCTGATCGCCCCGCACCTGGGCTGGCGCGACGCCAACCTGGCCCGCGACCTGGCCCGGGTGCTGGACTACCCGGTCTTCGCCGGCAACGACGCGAGCCTCGGCGCCATCGCCGAAAGCATGTTCGGCGCGGCCCGCGGCATCAATGACCTCGTCTACCTCAACGGCAGCGCCAGCGGTATCGGCGGCGGCCTCATCATCGGCGGCTCGCCGCTGCGCGGCACGAGCGGCTACGCGGGGGAGCTCGGCCACACCCTGGTGAACAGCCAGGGGGTGCGCTGCCACTGCGGCCGCATCGGCTGCCTGGAGACCGAGGTGAGCATGGGCCGGCTGCTCGCGGTGCTGGGGCTGCCCCGCGCCGACCAGGACGACCTCGACATCGCCCTCGGCGTCTCCCGAGACCCGGCCGTGCTGGCCGAGGTGCGCCGGCAGATCGAGCTGCTCTCCGAGGCCATCTCCAACTTCGTGAACATGTTCGACCCCGAGATGGTCGTGCTCGGCGGGTTCCTCGGCTCCCTGCTCTCGGTGGGCCGCGAGCAGCTCACCGCGGCCATGATCGTGCGCTCGATGAGCAGCATCGGCCACACCGTGGCCATCGAACGCGCCAGCCTGGGCTCGCGCCTGATGATGGTGGGCGCGGCCGAGCTGGCGTTCGCCGGCCTGCTCGACGACCCCGCCGGCTTCGTGCGCGGCCGCGCCGGCCGCCGCTGA